One Bacillota bacterium DNA segment encodes these proteins:
- the lepB gene encoding signal peptidase I, which produces MKTMLLAWLSSAMRVAVVSALVFLLTVNFVGQGFRVDGRCMEPNLHHGERVLTEKVSYRWRQPRRGDVVVFRVPDGTNDLMVKRVVALPGERISIRNGQVFINGRPLPEPYRRHEMHYFMREKTVPEGMLFVMGDNRDVSNDSRDWGFLPMNRIIARVWCRYQLPFRFELVR; this is translated from the coding sequence ATGAAAACGATGCTACTCGCATGGCTGTCTTCTGCCATGCGAGTAGCGGTGGTCAGTGCCCTCGTATTTTTGCTGACGGTAAACTTCGTGGGGCAGGGGTTCCGTGTGGATGGACGATGCATGGAACCCAATTTGCATCATGGGGAGCGCGTGCTCACCGAAAAAGTGAGCTATCGATGGCGGCAACCCCGACGCGGTGATGTCGTGGTTTTCCGTGTGCCCGATGGTACCAATGACCTGATGGTGAAGCGGGTCGTTGCGTTGCCGGGTGAGCGCATCAGCATCCGTAACGGACAGGTGTTTATCAACGGGCGCCCTCTGCCCGAACCGTACCGCCGTCATGAAATGCACTACTTCATGCGCGAGAAAACGGTGCCAGAGGGCATGTTGTTTGTGATGGGCGATAACCGCGACGTCAGCAACGACAGCCGCGACTGGGGGTTCCTGCCGATGAATCGTATCATCGCGCGGGTGTGGTGCCGATACCAGTTGCCCTTTCGGTTTGAGTTGGTCAGATAG
- the glyQ gene encoding glycine--tRNA ligase subunit alpha, with translation MTFQELLLRLEQFWAQHGCLILQPYDVEVGAGTMAPGTALRSLGPEPWNVAYVQPSRRPADGRYGRNPMRVQHYYQYQVILKPSPENVVDLYLDSLRALDIDPLEHDIRFVEDDWEAPTLGASGVGWEVWLDGTEITQFTYFQQMGGIECRPVCAEITYGPERLAMCLQGKSSFWELEWAHGITYGEVDRHAEIEHNYYNFDHADVDMLFRLFEMFEAEGHRIADLGYTHPAFDYALKCSHVFNLLDARGSISVTERASYINRVRALARKCCVQYLKQREEMGFPLLKAQEALAVG, from the coding sequence ATGACCTTTCAGGAGCTTCTGCTGAGATTAGAACAGTTCTGGGCACAGCATGGGTGCCTGATTTTGCAGCCCTATGACGTGGAAGTAGGGGCAGGCACCATGGCGCCGGGCACGGCTCTGCGCAGTTTGGGGCCAGAGCCGTGGAACGTGGCGTACGTACAGCCCTCCCGTCGCCCCGCCGACGGACGCTATGGGCGCAATCCCATGCGCGTGCAGCACTATTACCAGTACCAGGTCATCCTCAAACCCTCACCGGAAAACGTGGTGGACCTGTATCTGGACAGCCTGCGCGCGCTGGATATCGACCCACTGGAGCACGACATCCGTTTTGTGGAAGACGACTGGGAGGCTCCCACACTGGGCGCGTCGGGCGTGGGGTGGGAGGTGTGGCTGGACGGAACCGAAATCACGCAGTTTACCTACTTCCAGCAGATGGGCGGCATCGAGTGCCGACCGGTCTGTGCGGAAATCACCTACGGACCCGAACGGCTGGCGATGTGCCTGCAGGGAAAGAGCAGCTTCTGGGAGCTCGAGTGGGCACACGGCATCACCTACGGCGAGGTGGACAGGCACGCCGAAATCGAGCATAACTACTATAACTTTGACCATGCCGATGTGGACATGCTGTTCCGACTTTTCGAGATGTTCGAGGCGGAGGGGCATCGCATCGCCGACCTGGGTTATACGCATCCGGCTTTCGACTACGCGCTGAAGTGTTCGCACGTGTTCAACCTGCTGGACGCCAGGGGTAGCATTTCGGTCACCGAACGTGCCAGCTATATCAACCGCGTGCGAGCACTTGCCCGAAAATGTTGCGTGCAATATCTCAAGCAGCGTGAGGAGATGGGCTTCCCGCTGCTGAAGGCACAGGAGGCACTGGCTGTCGGATGA
- the sigH gene encoding RNA polymerase sporulation sigma factor SigH codes for MFTEGESHVKRSYRRFMQMSDREIVEQAQKGDEQAAEFLLYKYRNLVRTKVKSYFLLGAEREDLLQVGMIGLWQAILDYQTDKPISFPAFAKVCIQRHIITAIKAATRQKQMPLNTSLSLEVTAEDEDSDWSLADMLPAEPSSDPEERLLRAEDTRQLQRTLQQLLSDFEWRVLMHYHFGKSYREIAEALQCKTKSVDNALARIKRKVAGLPLGKADLRELFMNN; via the coding sequence GTGTTCACGGAAGGTGAATCGCACGTCAAGCGCAGCTATCGTCGCTTCATGCAGATGTCCGACCGGGAAATCGTGGAACAGGCTCAAAAAGGCGACGAACAGGCTGCGGAGTTCCTGCTGTATAAATATCGCAATCTGGTTCGCACCAAAGTCAAATCGTATTTCCTGTTGGGCGCAGAGCGGGAGGACCTGCTGCAGGTCGGCATGATTGGGCTGTGGCAGGCCATTCTGGATTATCAAACCGATAAGCCCATTTCGTTCCCGGCGTTTGCCAAAGTGTGCATCCAGCGCCATATTATCACCGCCATTAAGGCGGCGACTCGTCAGAAACAGATGCCGCTGAACACATCCCTTTCGCTGGAGGTGACGGCGGAAGACGAAGATTCGGACTGGAGCCTGGCGGATATGCTGCCCGCCGAGCCGAGCAGCGATCCCGAAGAGCGTTTGCTGCGCGCTGAAGATACTCGCCAGCTGCAGCGCACCTTACAGCAGTTGCTCAGCGACTTCGAATGGCGCGTGCTGATGCACTATCACTTTGGCAAATCGTATCGGGAAATCGCCGAGGCGTTGCAATGCAAGACCAAATCGGTGGACAACGCTCTGGCACGCATCAAGCGCAAGGTGGCAGGACTGCCGCTTGGCAAAGCCGACTTGCGAGAACTCTTCATGAATAACTGA
- a CDS encoding carbon-nitrogen hydrolase family protein, with protein MPLRIAGAQIPVTTDVESNLAAIRRAIAYAAEKKADVLLTPEGSLSGYTPSFDQQAVQQALQQVVAEAMSAGLALALGTCYIEDDGLCYNQIRFYDEHGRFLGFHAKILRCGTMSHPPVGEIQHYAVAPLRTFVLRGVTVGGLICNDLWANPTCTPMPDTHLTQRLAGMGAKIIFHAVNGGRDGSEWSRVAWRYHEANLRLRAMAAKVWVVTVDSCYPLHLRCSSPSGVVSPDGEWKKRAAAQGEQLFTFTLPVD; from the coding sequence ATGCCCCTTCGCATTGCCGGTGCGCAGATACCCGTCACGACGGATGTCGAAAGCAACCTGGCCGCCATCCGTCGCGCCATTGCCTACGCTGCAGAGAAAAAAGCGGATGTGCTGTTGACGCCAGAAGGCTCGCTCAGCGGTTACACCCCGTCCTTCGACCAGCAAGCGGTGCAACAGGCGTTGCAGCAGGTGGTCGCGGAGGCAATGTCTGCGGGGCTGGCGCTGGCGTTGGGCACGTGCTACATTGAGGACGATGGGCTGTGCTACAACCAGATTCGCTTCTATGATGAGCACGGACGTTTTCTCGGATTTCATGCCAAGATATTGCGCTGCGGCACCATGAGCCACCCCCCGGTTGGCGAGATTCAGCACTATGCAGTGGCTCCCCTGCGCACATTCGTGCTGCGAGGTGTAACCGTCGGCGGTCTCATCTGCAACGACCTCTGGGCGAACCCAACCTGCACCCCGATGCCCGATACTCATCTCACGCAGCGGCTCGCCGGAATGGGAGCGAAAATTATCTTCCATGCGGTGAACGGCGGGCGCGACGGTTCAGAGTGGTCACGAGTGGCATGGCGTTACCACGAGGCAAACCTGCGTCTGCGTGCGATGGCAGCAAAGGTGTGGGTGGTCACAGTGGATAGTTGTTACCCTTTGCACCTGCGGTGCTCCTCGCCGTCCGGTGTGGTCTCGCCGGATGGGGAGTGGAAGAAGCGCGCGGCTGCACAGGGTGAGCAACTCTTTACCTTTACGCTACCCGTAGATTAA
- a CDS encoding zinc-binding alcohol dehydrogenase, whose protein sequence is MMRRIGIEYPQRGQMRLSDIGEPPPLLPTQILIRTCYTGVTNGTERHALLGEHGFTVYPSRHGYQHVGQVEAVGTSVREFQPGDWVFYGQYVGHRGWNVVDVCCTDVQSYSSHLCLRLPEGIDYRLCALFGVAGVAMRAVRRFRVQPAQRAWVAGVGVIGQFAAQAARALGAHVTVTDLQPRRLEVAEACGAHRVINVHEQGMEPLREGAPYDCIIDCSGVPSLLQQIHEMQLLAYKGVIGLVAVRSQTEFPWAMLHGTEASIEVSCHFSLDDLRVLLYFVQQGIIRIEPVVSHVVPIEQAAAVYETLRDHPAELLGVIFDWTQS, encoded by the coding sequence ATGATGCGGCGTATCGGCATAGAGTATCCCCAGCGCGGACAGATGCGCCTGAGTGACATCGGTGAGCCTCCACCTCTGCTGCCGACGCAGATACTCATACGTACCTGCTACACCGGCGTCACCAATGGCACGGAGCGTCATGCTTTGCTGGGAGAACACGGGTTCACCGTATACCCCTCCCGGCACGGTTATCAACATGTGGGGCAGGTAGAGGCGGTCGGAACATCTGTGAGGGAGTTCCAGCCCGGCGATTGGGTATTCTATGGGCAGTACGTGGGACATCGTGGATGGAATGTGGTGGACGTGTGCTGTACGGATGTCCAATCCTACAGCTCGCACCTGTGCCTGCGTTTGCCTGAGGGAATAGACTACCGCCTCTGTGCATTGTTTGGTGTGGCGGGAGTGGCAATGAGGGCAGTACGGCGATTCCGGGTGCAACCCGCACAAAGGGCATGGGTAGCAGGTGTCGGTGTGATTGGGCAATTTGCAGCTCAGGCAGCGCGGGCGCTCGGGGCGCATGTGACGGTCACCGACCTTCAGCCCAGGCGTCTGGAAGTAGCAGAAGCCTGCGGAGCACATCGAGTCATCAATGTGCACGAGCAGGGGATGGAACCGCTTCGAGAGGGCGCGCCTTACGACTGCATTATCGACTGTTCGGGGGTACCCAGCCTGCTGCAACAGATTCACGAGATGCAATTGCTGGCGTACAAGGGGGTCATCGGTCTGGTAGCGGTGCGTTCGCAGACGGAGTTCCCCTGGGCGATGCTGCACGGAACGGAAGCGTCCATCGAGGTATCCTGCCACTTCAGTCTCGATGACCTGCGGGTGCTGCTGTACTTTGTGCAGCAGGGCATCATCCGCATCGAGCCGGTGGTGTCGCACGTGGTGCCCATCGAGCAGGCTGCAGCAGTGTATGAAACCCTGCGTGACCACCCGGCGGAATTGCTGGGGGTGATTTTTGACTGGACGCAGTCATAG
- a CDS encoding cupin domain-containing protein: MPVYKKPQPHYWQPGGEVEKHFHDHDETWIIMDGRAKAFMIDHDGHYHEFILEKGDIWMVEAGVEHGCVALEQGVAIFPFPGSIPEGAQPYGHYYMEKEGYIPRLKVERIPTDRYRKEQK; the protein is encoded by the coding sequence ATGCCTGTTTACAAGAAACCGCAGCCCCACTACTGGCAACCCGGTGGGGAGGTAGAAAAGCATTTCCACGACCACGACGAGACATGGATTATCATGGACGGCAGGGCAAAGGCGTTCATGATAGACCACGACGGGCACTACCATGAGTTCATCCTCGAAAAGGGTGACATCTGGATGGTGGAAGCAGGGGTGGAACATGGTTGTGTCGCTCTGGAACAGGGTGTGGCTATCTTTCCCTTCCCCGGTAGCATCCCGGAGGGCGCTCAGCCGTACGGGCACTACTACATGGAAAAAGAGGGCTACATCCCCCGGCTGAAGGTGGAGCGCATTCCCACAGACCGCTACCGGAAGGAGCAGAAATGA
- a CDS encoding DUF86 domain-containing protein, with the protein MCTHLIARLGGIAPSAYAECFASLHHRGILDASLAERLQAMARFRNLLVHRYWQVDDRQVLRIAREEVTDLLEFLRQVGEYLGESI; encoded by the coding sequence ATCTGCACGCACCTGATAGCACGGCTGGGCGGGATTGCTCCCTCCGCTTACGCAGAGTGCTTCGCCTCTCTTCACCACAGAGGCATCCTCGACGCCTCGCTTGCCGAGCGTCTGCAGGCGATGGCACGCTTCAGGAACCTGCTGGTACACCGTTACTGGCAGGTGGACGACCGGCAGGTGCTGCGCATTGCCCGTGAAGAGGTGACGGATTTGCTGGAGTTCCTGCGACAGGTGGGAGAATACCTGGGTGAGTCCATCTAG
- a CDS encoding nucleotidyltransferase domain-containing protein, which produces MEMRRFSLSPEQKQQVKAQIQHLLESREEVLFAYLHGSFLLDVPFEDIDIAVYLREDMVSNGEWLKTAFRLADTIEGRLGLPVDVQVLNTAPRGVQFTGSAGELLCSRDEEFRCRFVERLWLEIMDFDYHARQMLKEALQG; this is translated from the coding sequence ATGGAAATGCGTCGGTTCAGCCTTTCACCGGAGCAGAAGCAGCAGGTCAAAGCGCAGATTCAGCACCTGCTGGAGTCGCGAGAGGAGGTGCTGTTCGCCTACCTGCACGGTTCCTTCTTGCTGGATGTGCCTTTCGAAGATATCGATATCGCCGTCTACCTGCGTGAGGACATGGTCAGTAATGGAGAGTGGCTAAAGACCGCTTTCCGCCTTGCGGATACCATAGAGGGACGCCTGGGATTGCCGGTCGACGTGCAGGTTCTCAACACCGCGCCGCGAGGGGTGCAGTTCACGGGGAGTGCAGGGGAACTGTTATGCAGCCGAGACGAGGAGTTTCGGTGCCGTTTCGTGGAGAGGCTGTGGCTGGAGATTATGGACTTTGACTATCATGCGCGACAGATGCTCAAGGAGGCGCTACAGGGATGA
- a CDS encoding DNA polymerase: MTNLFDMEAVSAADILFGWNHTPRLVAVEMTETEAILHQLSADGTRTSWREPFTPWLLTTQPYSDIDAQWERLEGGGYCWMAKFRSWTEYQSARLRLRDMHVDVLAYGSPERQFLMLSGYTLFKEMSFDDVHRMQVDIETAGLNPQDPANRVLLIVLHDNRGWSEVLDDIDEAQMLRRFVQLMRERDPDVIEGHNLYGFDLPYLIERARRHGISLAVGRSGQLMTIGSERNLPIGAINRPYRPVYIPGRHVVDTYFAVQRYDWAKGDLQSYGLKEVARAYGIADEERVLIDRADLREQWQSNPERVRQYALQDAQETARLAEIVLPTEFYQTQMVPDTYQHVATAGSGEKINAIFVRAYLHAGYAIPRPQPARDFPGGYTEVRRTGVIPRVVKADVESLYPSIMLVHRIAPASDKLGVFLPALEELTRRRLEAKAELRRATDPRQRAYWDGIQGSFKVLINSFYGYLGANFPFNDFDAAQRVTEEGRKIAMQLVDALERTGSKVIEVDTDGVYFQPPEGVEGQEAEEAYVQQIAETLPVGIRLSFDGRYRAMISVKTKNYALLDYEGNWTYKGASLRSRADEPYGRQFIAEVLQKLVEGDRDGIAQLYRETILRILNGDVPIEELARRERVTEKTFTSENKRKAAEAVRGVSVGDYVNLYQRADGSLGMMEDYAGDEDREHYANKLYRFALRLREAIGDDFDLLFPRPEQVIRKQQQPSLF; the protein is encoded by the coding sequence ATGACGAACCTGTTCGATATGGAAGCAGTCTCTGCTGCCGACATCCTCTTCGGCTGGAACCACACGCCGCGCCTCGTGGCGGTGGAGATGACCGAAACCGAAGCCATCCTGCATCAGCTTTCAGCAGACGGCACACGCACCAGCTGGCGCGAACCGTTCACGCCCTGGCTGTTGACCACCCAGCCATACTCCGACATCGACGCGCAGTGGGAGCGGCTGGAAGGCGGGGGCTATTGTTGGATGGCGAAGTTCCGCTCTTGGACGGAATATCAGAGTGCACGCCTGCGCCTGCGCGATATGCATGTGGACGTTCTCGCTTACGGCAGCCCCGAACGGCAGTTCCTGATGCTGTCGGGCTACACACTGTTCAAGGAGATGAGTTTCGACGACGTGCACCGAATGCAGGTGGATATCGAAACCGCCGGACTGAATCCCCAGGACCCCGCGAATCGCGTGCTGTTAATCGTGCTGCACGATAATCGGGGCTGGAGTGAGGTACTGGACGATATCGATGAAGCACAGATGCTCCGGCGGTTCGTGCAGCTCATGCGCGAGCGCGACCCCGACGTGATTGAAGGACACAATCTATATGGTTTCGACCTTCCGTATCTCATCGAACGCGCCCGGCGACACGGTATCTCCCTTGCTGTCGGACGCAGTGGGCAACTGATGACCATCGGCAGTGAGCGCAATCTGCCCATCGGTGCGATTAACCGTCCCTATCGCCCCGTGTACATCCCCGGACGGCACGTGGTGGACACCTATTTCGCGGTACAGCGCTACGACTGGGCAAAGGGCGACCTGCAGAGCTACGGTCTCAAAGAGGTGGCGCGCGCCTACGGCATCGCCGATGAGGAGCGGGTGCTAATAGACCGCGCCGACCTGCGCGAGCAGTGGCAATCCAACCCCGAAAGGGTGCGACAGTACGCCCTGCAGGATGCTCAGGAGACCGCCCGGCTGGCGGAGATTGTACTGCCTACCGAGTTCTACCAGACCCAGATGGTTCCCGACACCTACCAGCACGTTGCCACCGCTGGAAGCGGTGAAAAGATTAATGCTATCTTCGTACGGGCGTATCTGCACGCAGGTTATGCCATTCCCAGGCCTCAGCCCGCGCGCGACTTCCCCGGAGGATACACGGAGGTGCGTCGCACAGGGGTCATCCCGCGCGTGGTGAAGGCGGATGTCGAAAGCCTCTATCCCAGCATTATGCTGGTTCACCGCATCGCACCCGCTTCGGACAAACTGGGCGTGTTTCTGCCTGCGCTGGAAGAGCTGACTCGCCGCAGACTGGAAGCGAAAGCCGAACTGCGCCGCGCCACCGACCCGCGCCAGCGCGCCTACTGGGACGGCATTCAGGGTTCTTTCAAGGTATTGATTAATTCCTTCTACGGCTACCTGGGCGCAAACTTCCCTTTCAACGACTTCGATGCCGCACAACGGGTGACCGAGGAGGGGCGCAAAATCGCCATGCAGCTGGTGGACGCGCTGGAGCGTACCGGCAGCAAGGTGATTGAAGTGGACACCGATGGGGTCTACTTCCAGCCGCCAGAGGGCGTAGAAGGACAGGAGGCGGAAGAGGCATACGTACAGCAGATAGCGGAGACGTTGCCTGTCGGTATCCGTCTCAGCTTCGACGGGCGATACCGCGCCATGATCTCGGTGAAAACCAAGAACTATGCCCTGCTGGACTATGAGGGCAACTGGACATACAAAGGGGCATCTTTGCGCTCCCGTGCCGACGAACCGTACGGAAGGCAGTTCATTGCCGAGGTATTGCAGAAGCTGGTGGAGGGCGACCGCGACGGTATCGCCCAGTTATACCGTGAAACCATCCTGCGCATCCTCAACGGTGACGTTCCGATCGAAGAGCTGGCGCGGCGGGAGCGCGTGACCGAAAAGACCTTCACCAGCGAGAACAAGCGCAAAGCCGCCGAGGCGGTGCGGGGCGTCAGTGTGGGCGATTATGTGAATCTGTATCAGCGGGCGGACGGCTCGCTGGGCATGATGGAGGACTATGCAGGCGACGAAGACCGCGAACACTACGCGAACAAGCTCTACCGCTTTGCCCTGCGCCTGCGCGAAGCCATCGGTGACGACTTCGACCTCCTTTTCCCCCGTCCCGAGCAGGTCATCCGCAAACAGCAACAGCCGAGCCTGTTCTAA
- a CDS encoding putative CRISPR-associated protein translates to MRTIIATVGTSLLTNAERAGKQNDLQIYLRFTEPEKASAETNSLSRLLQPGDKIVFLHSQTEEGRRAAEALATFYKNSGYTAELREVADLQYRESRFKMRGLRSLVAEMVSCVRDERAAGREVLINATGGFKAEIAYATLVGLLFDVPVYYIHEAFREIIELPPTPIGWDFSLMDTYADFFEWINADLRPTAEVDRRLRPLPDEIRLLLVEEEGYTMLSPAGEAFFEAYRARVEAERPTPLFLHQRAVRAMSSAEPSIRDVLRERLKHLQNPERRRQNSHSVHGSDCLVYPSVNVAERILYYEEDGNVWVCEVFWSHRDYETALAEGVYRLHYPREQFEEWHP, encoded by the coding sequence ATGCGCACAATCATCGCGACAGTGGGCACTTCCCTGTTGACCAATGCCGAACGGGCGGGTAAACAGAACGACCTGCAGATATACCTCCGTTTCACCGAGCCAGAAAAAGCCAGTGCGGAGACGAACTCGCTCAGTAGGCTGCTTCAGCCAGGGGACAAGATCGTGTTCCTGCACTCTCAGACCGAGGAGGGCAGGCGTGCGGCAGAGGCTCTGGCAACCTTCTACAAGAACAGCGGATACACAGCCGAGCTGCGCGAGGTGGCTGACCTGCAATACCGCGAAAGCCGGTTCAAGATGCGCGGTTTGCGCTCGCTGGTTGCTGAAATGGTAAGCTGCGTCCGCGATGAGCGGGCGGCAGGGCGCGAGGTGTTGATTAACGCAACGGGCGGGTTCAAGGCGGAGATTGCCTACGCCACGCTGGTAGGGTTGCTGTTCGACGTCCCTGTGTACTATATCCACGAAGCCTTCAGGGAGATTATCGAGTTACCGCCGACCCCCATCGGATGGGACTTCAGCCTGATGGATACCTATGCGGACTTTTTCGAGTGGATAAACGCCGACCTGCGCCCTACTGCAGAGGTCGACCGCCGTTTGCGTCCTCTGCCCGACGAGATTCGCCTGTTGCTGGTGGAGGAGGAGGGCTACACCATGCTTTCGCCCGCAGGGGAAGCGTTCTTCGAGGCGTATCGGGCGCGGGTAGAAGCAGAACGTCCCACGCCGCTCTTCCTGCATCAACGGGCGGTTCGCGCGATGAGCTCGGCAGAGCCGTCCATCCGCGATGTGCTGCGCGAGCGGCTCAAGCACTTACAAAACCCCGAACGTCGTCGCCAGAACTCCCATAGCGTACACGGAAGCGACTGTCTGGTCTACCCCTCCGTCAACGTGGCGGAGCGCATCCTTTACTATGAAGAGGATGGCAACGTGTGGGTGTGCGAAGTTTTCTGGTCGCACAGAGACTATGAAACCGCCCTCGCTGAAGGGGTATATCGGCTGCACTACCCGCGCGAACAGTTCGAGGAGTGGCATCCTTAG
- a CDS encoding N-acetylmuramoyl-L-alanine amidase, translating to MLPPDARGDSAMRFVYIFLITIGVVTGTCRMYASEDYPPARWVPAYSGNYTVSNRPSTYPIWYVIVHVVQGSYNSCISWFQNPSSRVSAHYVIRSSDGEVTQMVRHKDIAWHAGNWWYNCRSIGIEHEGWVHDSKWFTYAMYYSSATLVRHICRIYGIPRTRSYILGHVEVPGATHTDPGPNWNWDFYMQMVQSSAILEEASVPLTLRPGEVASARLVFRNTGDITWQPMGTNPVRLGTQNPRDRHSPFYTSRAWISPNRPTAVAAPTPPEAFGEFHFTLTAPERYGTYEESYQLVREGVTWFGPIVTFRIDVVPWDIIIDNVSENFSVRGTWNTGTTAPGKYGADYRWTSTNPRSTAWARWYLNVPKDGYYDVYAWWSQGTNRSTAARYEIVHRTGTAVKVVNQQTNGGKWNWLGRYQFVRGGGFVYLRPNAPSGYVVIADAVRIVGPVTPARR from the coding sequence ATGCTTCCACCAGATGCCAGAGGTGACAGTGCCATGCGGTTCGTGTACATATTCCTGATAACGATCGGCGTGGTGACTGGTACCTGCCGTATGTATGCCTCTGAGGACTACCCGCCTGCGCGATGGGTTCCCGCCTACTCGGGCAACTACACGGTTTCCAACCGCCCCAGCACCTACCCGATATGGTATGTCATCGTTCACGTGGTACAGGGTTCGTATAACAGCTGCATCTCCTGGTTCCAGAATCCCAGCTCGCGCGTCAGTGCGCACTACGTCATCCGTTCCTCCGACGGCGAAGTGACGCAGATGGTTCGCCACAAGGACATCGCATGGCACGCGGGCAACTGGTGGTACAACTGCCGCTCCATCGGCATCGAGCATGAGGGCTGGGTACACGACTCCAAGTGGTTTACCTACGCCATGTATTATTCCTCCGCCACGCTGGTGCGCCACATCTGCCGAATCTATGGTATCCCGCGCACACGCAGCTACATTCTTGGGCATGTAGAGGTGCCCGGTGCGACACACACCGACCCCGGTCCCAACTGGAACTGGGATTTCTACATGCAGATGGTGCAGTCTTCGGCGATACTGGAAGAGGCTTCCGTGCCGCTGACCCTGCGCCCAGGTGAAGTCGCCTCCGCGCGACTGGTTTTCCGCAACACGGGCGACATCACCTGGCAACCGATGGGCACGAACCCTGTGCGTCTGGGCACACAGAACCCACGCGACCGCCATAGCCCCTTCTATACGTCGCGCGCATGGATTTCGCCCAACCGCCCCACCGCGGTAGCCGCCCCCACCCCACCGGAAGCCTTCGGGGAGTTTCACTTCACCCTCACCGCGCCGGAACGCTACGGTACCTACGAGGAGAGTTATCAGCTCGTGCGCGAGGGGGTTACCTGGTTCGGTCCGATAGTTACCTTCCGCATCGATGTCGTGCCCTGGGACATCATTATCGATAACGTGAGCGAGAACTTCAGCGTACGGGGCACATGGAACACGGGAACCACAGCGCCGGGCAAATATGGCGCGGACTACCGCTGGACCAGCACCAATCCCCGTAGCACCGCATGGGCACGCTGGTACCTGAATGTGCCTAAAGACGGCTACTACGATGTGTATGCCTGGTGGAGTCAGGGAACCAATCGCAGCACCGCCGCCCGTTATGAAATCGTGCACCGCACCGGCACGGCAGTCAAGGTGGTGAACCAGCAGACAAACGGCGGCAAGTGGAACTGGTTGGGACGATACCAGTTTGTGCGGGGAGGCGGTTTTGTCTACCTGCGCCCGAACGCACCATCGGGGTACGTGGTTATCGCCGACGCGGTGCGAATCGTCGGCCCCGTGACACCGGCAAGGCGATAG
- a CDS encoding cytochrome c3 family protein, protein MKRLKAFGAVTLTVAVVASVGMLQGCGGESRTEPTLSIEETFRTSLHATRLGKATWYSRANGGFEALTNVSISQMACMKCHPGTKADGTPIDTATYQPGCDDCHSSPGSSVSDQTCLKCHSRQMREMQFYSDVHRQQGFRCMSCHTLEDVHGDGKQYASWLEPGAVKVKCETCHTRVESNPAHNVHNRSVDCVACHTQSVVSCYNCHLPSEIQADRKRPHGLIRDYLLLLRRKETGKVYTGSIMTLNYNDKTFLAVAPYRAHTIAKNARKCEDCHDNAAIREYNETGKIVVTRWDGSKVVNKKGVIPVPPDWQTAFQLDFVDYTGDPASPTTDPTKWVFLKTGADGKQMLYAEPLTAQQMQKLSQPYTSP, encoded by the coding sequence ATGAAAAGACTAAAGGCGTTCGGGGCGGTGACCCTCACCGTCGCTGTCGTTGCTTCCGTCGGGATGTTGCAGGGATGCGGAGGCGAGAGCAGAACGGAGCCTACCCTCTCTATCGAGGAAACGTTCCGCACCAGCCTGCACGCCACGCGGTTGGGGAAGGCGACCTGGTATAGCAGGGCGAACGGCGGCTTTGAAGCGTTGACGAATGTGTCTATCTCGCAGATGGCGTGTATGAAGTGCCACCCGGGTACCAAAGCAGATGGCACACCCATCGACACGGCGACCTACCAGCCCGGTTGTGATGACTGCCACTCTTCCCCGGGCTCTTCGGTCAGCGACCAGACCTGCCTCAAGTGCCATAGCCGGCAGATGCGAGAGATGCAGTTCTACAGCGACGTCCACCGTCAACAGGGATTTCGCTGCATGAGCTGCCACACGCTGGAGGATGTGCATGGCGACGGCAAGCAGTATGCATCGTGGCTGGAACCCGGAGCAGTGAAGGTAAAGTGTGAAACCTGCCACACCAGGGTGGAGAGCAATCCCGCACACAACGTCCATAACAGGAGCGTGGACTGCGTTGCGTGCCACACACAGTCGGTGGTTTCGTGTTACAACTGCCACCTGCCCAGCGAGATCCAGGCGGACAGAAAACGCCCCCATGGGTTGATTCGCGACTACCTGCTGTTGCTGAGGCGGAAGGAAACAGGCAAGGTGTACACCGGAAGCATCATGACCCTGAACTACAACGACAAAACCTTCCTGGCAGTGGCTCCCTACCGGGCACATACCATTGCGAAAAACGCCCGCAAGTGCGAAGATTGCCACGACAACGCCGCCATCCGCGAATACAATGAGACCGGCAAAATCGTGGTGACCAGGTGGGATGGCTCCAAAGTGGTGAACAAGAAGGGCGTCATCCCCGTGCCGCCGGACTGGCAAACAGCGTTCCAGCTGGACTTTGTGGATTACACGGGTGACCCCGCTTCACCCACGACCGACCCCACCAAGTGGGTTTTCTTGAAAACAGGGGCCGATGGCAAGCAGATGCTGTACGCCGAACCGCTGACAGCACAGCAGATGCAGAAGCTGTCTCAACCGTACACATCACCATGA